The following are encoded in a window of Brevibacillus ruminantium genomic DNA:
- a CDS encoding nucleobase:cation symporter-2 family protein — protein sequence MEQQREDVRLLVGVDDKISVGKAFLLGLQHVLAMDLYIAPIIIAGLLALDPSGTSFFIQMCFLATGIGTLIQTGFGIRLPVVQGPSYVPIGALAAIGGKLGMAGMIGSIIPGALLMALIGNPLKWFAKAVRRFIPPLVGGTVIVIVGIALMPTAMSNIYHAEGNIATNSLVAAVSAAVLVACMLLGQKVGKAGTFFRLVSVLIAILVGTVTASFFGGVDFSPVQNAAWFSLPKFFPYGAPVFDISAILTMMFVYLIILIETTGTWFVVSTITGKELTEERLNRASFGEGLGCFVGALFGGTPMTGYSSNAGLLAVTGVASRMAIMAGGVILIALGLVPKLSTAITCIPEPVISGIFGIVCVAIVTNGLKVIQHITIDDRNMMVIGLPILLTIAVTVLPKDALQGAPDFVAYILSSNITVGALATLILNQIIPEKKSWAQQDVTAEGRPS from the coding sequence GTGGAACAACAGCGAGAAGACGTTCGTTTGCTGGTGGGCGTCGATGACAAGATTAGCGTGGGAAAGGCGTTTTTGCTCGGTTTGCAGCACGTGCTGGCGATGGATTTGTACATTGCGCCGATTATCATTGCGGGGTTATTAGCGCTTGATCCTTCTGGAACCTCCTTTTTTATCCAAATGTGCTTCCTGGCCACGGGGATCGGTACGCTGATCCAGACGGGCTTCGGTATTCGCCTGCCTGTCGTCCAAGGTCCTTCATATGTACCGATTGGCGCTTTGGCCGCCATCGGAGGAAAATTGGGAATGGCAGGGATGATCGGCAGCATCATTCCGGGTGCATTGCTGATGGCTCTGATCGGCAATCCGTTGAAATGGTTTGCGAAGGCCGTTCGCCGTTTTATCCCGCCGCTCGTAGGGGGAACCGTAATCGTCATCGTCGGGATTGCGCTGATGCCTACTGCCATGTCCAACATTTATCACGCGGAAGGCAATATCGCCACGAACAGTCTGGTGGCGGCTGTATCGGCAGCGGTTCTCGTCGCCTGTATGCTGCTTGGACAAAAGGTCGGAAAGGCAGGCACCTTTTTCCGCCTCGTTTCCGTACTGATTGCAATTTTAGTGGGAACGGTGACAGCTTCCTTTTTTGGCGGTGTCGATTTTAGCCCGGTACAAAATGCAGCATGGTTTTCCCTTCCGAAATTCTTTCCGTATGGAGCACCTGTTTTTGACATCAGTGCGATTTTGACCATGATGTTCGTCTACCTGATTATTTTGATCGAAACGACCGGTACGTGGTTCGTCGTTTCCACGATCACCGGGAAAGAATTGACGGAAGAGCGGCTGAACCGTGCTTCCTTCGGTGAAGGACTGGGGTGCTTCGTGGGCGCTCTGTTCGGGGGGACGCCGATGACGGGGTATTCCTCCAACGCGGGGCTGCTCGCCGTAACAGGTGTAGCCAGCAGGATGGCCATTATGGCAGGGGGAGTAATTCTGATCGCGCTGGGATTGGTGCCCAAGCTGTCTACGGCGATCACCTGCATCCCTGAACCTGTCATCAGCGGTATTTTTGGAATCGTCTGCGTGGCGATCGTCACGAACGGACTCAAAGTGATTCAGCATATCACGATTGACGATCGCAATATGATGGTGATCGGCTTGCCGATCTTGCTGACGATTGCCGTGACCGTACTGCCCAAGGATGCTCTCCAGGGCGCACCGGACTTCGTCGCCTACATCCTCTCTTCCAATATTACGGTGGGTGCTTTGGCGACACTGATCCTGAACCAAATCATCCCGGAAAAAAAGAGCTGGGCACAGCAAGATGTAACGGCGGAGGGCCGTCCGTCATAG
- a CDS encoding AroM family protein: protein MKRIGMITIGQAPRTDVAPIVETHLAGRAELLQAGVLDGMTKQEVDEQLSPGPGEYVLTSRMADGEAVVMSREKIQPILQSKIESMENAGIQTILLLCTGVFPGLSAQHAFLIEPDHVIPPTVAAMVKGKRLGVLVPLAEQKEALKEKYHRYGLTPVFAAASPYVEDAESYREACAELKDQADIVLLDCMGYTEGARELVSELTGLPVILSNAIMAKLVSEMI from the coding sequence ATAAAAAGGATCGGAATGATTACGATTGGGCAGGCGCCGCGCACCGATGTGGCACCGATTGTAGAGACGCATTTGGCGGGCAGGGCCGAGCTGCTTCAGGCTGGCGTGCTGGACGGAATGACGAAACAGGAAGTGGATGAACAACTTTCTCCCGGTCCGGGTGAATACGTGTTGACGTCGCGGATGGCAGACGGCGAAGCAGTGGTCATGTCACGCGAAAAAATTCAACCCATCCTGCAAAGCAAAATTGAAAGCATGGAGAATGCGGGAATCCAAACGATTTTGCTCTTGTGCACGGGTGTTTTCCCCGGTCTGTCGGCACAACATGCATTTTTGATTGAACCGGATCACGTCATTCCTCCGACGGTAGCCGCGATGGTAAAAGGTAAGCGCCTGGGGGTGCTGGTCCCGCTCGCTGAGCAAAAGGAAGCCTTAAAGGAAAAGTATCACCGCTATGGGCTGACTCCTGTCTTTGCCGCAGCTTCGCCGTATGTCGAGGATGCTGAGAGTTACCGGGAAGCATGTGCCGAGCTGAAGGATCAGGCCGACATCGTGCTGCTGGATTGCATGGGGTACACCGAGGGGGCCAGGGAGCTGGTCTCTGAATTGACCGGATTGCCGGTTATCCTGTCCAATGCTATCATGGCTAAACTGGTATCTGAAATGATTTAG
- a CDS encoding DUF1177 domain-containing protein, which yields MSLKQTITVFETMDSAYVNGEAIKKLFAGYDGIEVTVQTVTGEKGSTDFVKIVVPGKEGKSRGGSAPTFGIIGRLGGIGARPSRIGLVSDADGAVAAVASALKLAEMQKQGDVLPGDVIITTHICPHAPTRPHEPVDFMDSPVDILTMNKYEVTPEMEAILSIDTTKGNKVINHRGIAISATVKEGYILRISDDLVRIMEMTTGQLPVTFPITMQDITPYGNDLYHINSILQPCVATDAPVVGLAVTAQSAVPGCGTGASHEVDIALAAKYAVEVAKEYTSGTCRFYDADEFAKMTSLYGSMKVLQTLGK from the coding sequence ATGTCATTGAAACAAACGATTACAGTCTTTGAAACGATGGACAGTGCTTATGTAAACGGAGAGGCAATCAAAAAACTGTTTGCCGGTTATGATGGGATTGAGGTAACGGTTCAAACGGTTACGGGCGAAAAAGGCAGTACCGATTTCGTGAAAATCGTCGTTCCCGGAAAAGAGGGAAAATCCAGAGGGGGAAGCGCACCCACCTTTGGAATCATCGGCCGTTTGGGCGGCATCGGCGCACGTCCGAGCAGAATCGGTCTTGTCTCCGATGCGGATGGCGCAGTAGCTGCAGTGGCCAGTGCGCTGAAACTGGCAGAGATGCAAAAACAGGGGGATGTCTTGCCGGGTGATGTTATTATCACTACCCACATTTGCCCGCATGCGCCCACTCGTCCGCATGAACCGGTTGATTTTATGGATTCGCCTGTCGATATTTTGACCATGAACAAATACGAGGTTACGCCGGAGATGGAAGCGATCCTTTCCATCGATACCACAAAGGGAAATAAAGTGATCAACCACCGGGGAATCGCCATTTCCGCTACGGTAAAGGAAGGGTACATCCTGCGAATCAGCGATGACCTGGTACGGATCATGGAGATGACGACCGGACAGCTCCCCGTCACTTTCCCGATCACGATGCAGGATATCACACCCTACGGAAATGACCTCTACCATATTAACAGCATTCTGCAGCCATGCGTAGCGACGGATGCCCCTGTCGTCGGACTGGCGGTCACTGCTCAGTCAGCCGTTCCGGGCTGCGGTACGGGTGCCAGCCACGAAGTGGATATCGCACTGGCGGCCAAGTACGCGGTTGAAGTAGCAAAAGAGTACACCAGCGGGACCTGCCGTTTTTACGATGCCGATGAGTTTGCCAAAATGACATCACTGTACGGCTCCATGAAAGTATTGCAGACATTGGGCAAGTAA
- a CDS encoding aminopeptidase, producing MKLIEISKGILTNCMALKAGESFLVVADDEKRELGEALWEAGRQLGAEAMFVVMNQREKSGQEPPAAISEAMKLADVVVCVTRHSLTHTKARKEAAANGTRLATMPSITEDMFLEGAITADYSQVKALTEKVTGMLTQAKTIRIEKEGKALTFSITGRNGVPSTGVYVNPGESGNLPSGEAYIAPVEGTAEGQIVVDGSIAGIGKIDSPLVLTVKEGRIVEADGAAADRLLQILGDGDGRLLGEFGIGTNDKARITGVVLEDEKVYGTIHVAFGSNNTFGGTIAAGVHIDLVVKEPDVYADDVLIMKGGKLLA from the coding sequence ATGAAGCTGATCGAAATCAGTAAGGGCATATTGACGAACTGCATGGCGCTGAAGGCGGGGGAATCATTCCTCGTAGTCGCCGACGACGAAAAGCGGGAGCTGGGTGAAGCACTGTGGGAAGCGGGTCGCCAGCTTGGAGCAGAAGCGATGTTTGTGGTCATGAATCAGCGCGAAAAATCGGGACAAGAGCCGCCTGCAGCGATCAGTGAAGCGATGAAACTGGCTGATGTCGTGGTCTGTGTAACCCGTCACTCGCTGACCCATACCAAAGCGCGCAAAGAAGCCGCAGCAAACGGTACACGTCTGGCCACCATGCCTTCGATCACCGAGGACATGTTCCTGGAGGGAGCGATTACGGCTGATTATTCCCAGGTCAAAGCCCTGACCGAAAAGGTGACGGGTATGTTGACCCAGGCGAAAACCATCCGGATTGAAAAGGAAGGGAAAGCACTCACCTTCTCGATCACTGGACGAAACGGCGTTCCCAGCACCGGTGTCTACGTCAACCCGGGTGAATCGGGCAATTTGCCTTCCGGCGAGGCGTACATAGCGCCCGTGGAGGGAACAGCAGAAGGGCAGATCGTCGTGGACGGCTCTATCGCCGGGATCGGCAAAATCGACAGTCCGCTTGTCCTGACCGTGAAAGAGGGACGCATCGTGGAGGCAGATGGTGCTGCAGCAGACAGACTGCTGCAAATCCTGGGGGATGGAGATGGACGCTTGCTCGGTGAATTTGGTATCGGGACCAATGACAAAGCGCGCATCACCGGTGTTGTCCTGGAGGATGAAAAGGTGTACGGCACCATCCACGTAGCGTTTGGCAGCAACAACACCTTTGGCGGCACCATCGCAGCAGGCGTCCATATCGATCTGGTGGTCAAAGAGCCGGACGTCTACGCCGATGATGTACTCATCATGAAAGGCGGCAAGCTGCTTGCCTAG
- a CDS encoding aromatic ring-hydroxylating dioxygenase subunit alpha, giving the protein MVQDAVLKNDWIVACRSTDLQEQPIQVMIMGERIVLYRNEEGVHAFKDLCIHRGAALSLGCVRDGKLVCPYHGWEYESTGACVKIPQLPADQSIPAKARAFKYGCTERYGFIWVNLGNNEPEMFSLPEFNDPEFRCVIWGPQSVNAKPPRVVENFLDVGHLAVVHEGYLGVASHTEIGDYRVHQDGTSIRSEEIEVFQPDPDGSGQAKHVYYTYEILRPLSVKFTKRDRETGNLMSILLTVVPTEEGKTVAYGVLSFNYDTGTTDAEIVEFQNMIFAQDKPIVENQKPEELPLDLQVELSLKCDRVSIAYRQYLKELGVTLGTA; this is encoded by the coding sequence ATGGTACAAGATGCCGTACTGAAAAATGATTGGATCGTCGCCTGTCGTTCCACAGATTTGCAGGAACAGCCAATCCAGGTCATGATCATGGGAGAACGAATCGTACTCTATCGCAATGAAGAAGGCGTTCATGCGTTCAAGGATTTATGCATACATCGCGGTGCCGCCCTCTCTTTGGGCTGTGTCCGTGACGGCAAGCTGGTCTGCCCTTACCACGGTTGGGAGTACGAATCCACGGGAGCCTGTGTGAAAATTCCTCAGCTTCCCGCCGATCAGTCGATTCCTGCAAAAGCTCGCGCTTTTAAATACGGATGTACCGAGCGTTACGGCTTTATTTGGGTAAACCTGGGGAACAATGAGCCCGAGATGTTTTCACTCCCGGAGTTCAACGATCCTGAATTCCGCTGTGTCATCTGGGGGCCGCAAAGCGTCAATGCCAAACCGCCACGCGTTGTAGAAAACTTTCTCGATGTAGGCCATCTGGCTGTTGTTCATGAAGGCTATCTGGGCGTCGCCAGCCATACCGAGATCGGCGATTACCGCGTCCATCAGGATGGGACAAGCATTCGCTCCGAAGAGATCGAAGTGTTTCAGCCAGACCCGGATGGCAGCGGTCAGGCGAAACATGTGTACTACACGTACGAAATCCTGCGTCCGCTCTCTGTAAAATTCACCAAGCGCGACCGGGAAACAGGAAACCTGATGTCGATCCTGCTGACTGTCGTGCCGACAGAAGAAGGGAAAACAGTTGCGTACGGCGTTCTTTCTTTTAACTACGACACGGGAACGACGGACGCGGAAATAGTGGAGTTCCAAAACATGATTTTTGCTCAGGACAAGCCGATTGTGGAAAATCAAAAGCCGGAAGAGCTTCCGCTCGACCTCCAGGTGGAATTGTCCCTCAAATGCGACCGCGTCAGTATTGCTTACCGCCAGTATTTAAAAGAACTGGGTGTCACTTTGGGAACCGCATAA